The region GAGGGGGGCAGCCCGGAACATATACGTCAACAGGAATAATACGGTCGATACCTTGCAGCACACTATAAGTGTCAAATATTCCACCGCTACTGGCGCAAGCCCCAACAGATAAAACCCATTTCGGTTCTGCCATTTGTTCGTACACCTGGCGCAGTGTTGGTCCCATTTTTTTTGCAATCGTTCCCATCACCATTAGCATATCAGCCTGACGAGGAGAAAAACTCAAACGCTCGGATCCAAAACGCGCTAAGTCGTAATTGCTGGCCATGGTTGCCATAAATTCAATTCCACAACAAGATGTTGCAAAAGGCAATGGCCATAATGAATTAGCGCGGGCTAACCCAATAACATCTTCTAGTTTGGTTGCAAAAAAGCCCGGGCCCTCAAGTCCTTCCGGACTTTTAGCCATATCAAGCTTTGTGCGTTTTTGTAGTTTATTATTGCTCATGAAATATTTTTATAATTTATTCAGATAAAACAGACTGAATAAGAATTGGTTTAATTAATCTTCCCACTGAACGGCTTTTTTAGCCAACATGTAATAGAATCCAACCAGAAGTAATGCGATAAACGAAAACACTTCGATAACTCCAACGATTCCCAATTCTCTGTAATTAACAGCCCAGGGGTACATAAAAATTACCTCTACATCAAATAAAACAAAGAGAATGGCTACTAAGAAATACTTAATTGAAAAAGGTAAACGAGCGTTACCGTGGCTTTCGATACCACACTCAAAGGAATCGAGTTTAATTTTGGTTTTACGCTTAGGCCCAAGCATATGAGAGGCAACCATGGTGGTTACCACAAATCCTAAGGCAACAATAAACATTAAAACAATTGGTAGGTAATCGGTTGGCGTGTTTGTAGACCCCATATGTATTGCGTTAAATCAGGTTGTAAGGTTAACGATTTTTGGCTAAATCGTCAAATATAAAACCTGATTTTTTAAGCAACTAAAAAGCCTATTCCTTCACGAACTTATAATTAACGAAAACAGTATTGTTGGTTAACTTTAACGAATAAACTCCTTGCGCTAAACCATTAACTGAAACCTCTGATTTCTCGCCACTTATAGCTTTAAAGCGCCCAGTTTTAACAACCTGTCCCAAAGTATTAATTATTTCATAGTTAATTTCAGCATCTGAGCCATTCACAAAGGATAAATGAAGGTTGTCTCTTGTTGGATTTGGCCATATTTCTAATGACTGGAAAACCATAAATTGTTCTTCTACAGAAGATAAAGTAACATAAACTGCAGAGGAGGATGATTGGCAAGCTCCGTTGTTTGTCCAAACACTGTACCAGCCGTCAGTAACAGGAGCAAAAGTTTGACTTGTTGCGCCACTTACAGGACTACCGTTTAAGTACCACTGATATCCTCCTGCTGAGGTTGCACTTAAAACATTACCTGTTTGAGTGATAGTAGGAGTCGGCGGTGGCGTGCCAACGGTGATGGTTGCATTGCCCACAAACTCACAAGCTCCGGTAGAAGCAGTGTAATTATAAACAGTAGTTGCAGCCGGAGAATAATACGCAGAAAGTCCGGTTTGTCCGCCATTCCAAATAACAGAGCTTGCGTTTGTTGTTACAGTAACAACTCCGCTTTGACCGGAACAAATATTGGTACCGGTTGAAAGTGCTGTTGGTGTTGATACTACACTGATTGTGGTGGTATACGGAGAGCTTGCGCCTACTGTATTTGTAGATACTAAACTTACTGTATAAACGCCTGTGGCACTATATGTAACGCTTGGGTTTTGAACAGTTGAAACAGATGGTGTTGCACCCGGAAAACTCCAGGCCCAACTTGTAGGCGAATTTGAGGAAGCGTCGGTAAAAGTAAACGGAAGATTTATGCAGGCGCTGTTATAAGCCGTTGTATAAAAAGCAAACGGAGAAGCAAGTGGGTCAGAGTATAAGTCGGTTTCCCACGTACCGCGACCATA is a window of Bacteroidota bacterium DNA encoding:
- a CDS encoding NADH-quinone oxidoreductase subunit B; the protein is MSNNKLQKRTKLDMAKSPEGLEGPGFFATKLEDVIGLARANSLWPLPFATSCCGIEFMATMASNYDLARFGSERLSFSPRQADMLMVMGTIAKKMGPTLRQVYEQMAEPKWVLSVGACASSGGIFDTYSVLQGIDRIIPVDVYVPGCPPRPEQIIEGILKIQELAKNESLRRRQSPEYKRLLNSYGME
- a CDS encoding NADH-quinone oxidoreductase subunit A, whose amino-acid sequence is MGSTNTPTDYLPIVLMFIVALGFVVTTMVASHMLGPKRKTKIKLDSFECGIESHGNARLPFSIKYFLVAILFVLFDVEVIFMYPWAVNYRELGIVGVIEVFSFIALLLVGFYYMLAKKAVQWED